The Sporosarcina sp. 6E9 genome segment CTGGCCCGTCATGAATATCTCTAGATAGCCTTTTCCGTTCTTCCTCTTGCGCTTCAATTATACTTATCGCGAAATTCTGTTTGAGGCTTGCATCTTGAAGTGCTTCGCCGACATTTTGTAAATCAGACATCAAATAATTCACAACTGATGAAACTCGATTCACGAGCTGATCGGCTCTTTGCATTGTTTCCAGAAGGTCATTCATACGCTTTTCAAGTTCGAAACGCCTTTGTTGCAATTGTTTTTCTTCCATCTCATTGACCGATAGTTCAATAAGTAAATTATTGGCAGTTTCATAGGCTTCGCGTATTTCCGACTCTGAATAACTCGCGAAGTTTTTTGAAACCTCTGCGAGCCGCTTTCGTGAAATTCGACTTTTTTCTTCTAACTGGCTATTCTCTGTTAGCAAACGAGCAACCGCATTTTCCACCATTTCAAGCTCTGCTTTCATGTCATCAAAGCTTTTACGACTCCGTTCACTTATAATGAATATATCGTTCTTGGATTGATCCATCGCACGTAGCATATTTGAAAAGATGGTGTCTAAAGCTTTAATATCTACTCTTTGGTCTGCCAATATAGATTACCCCCCCAATTAGAAAATAAACAAATGCGCTTTATGTAGAGTGCCAAAAGAGCTATCAATTCCTTACGCACTTCATTTATTATATCATTATACAACGAAATGAATATTAAGTTTGTATTACAAGTTAGGAGGTTTTAATAATGCGTGCAAATTATCGCACTGTAAAAGGGTATGGCGAAAGCGAATACGTTATCCAAAGGTCACGATTCATTACTTTCGTTATGCGCGTTGAAACTGAAGAAGAGGCACTCGACTTCATTAATAATATAAAGAAAATGCATCACACCGCAACTCATAACTGTTCGGCATATATGATAGGTGAACATGATGATATACAAAAAGCGAACGATGATGGCGAACCCTCTGGGACTGCTGGCGTTCCAATTCTCGAAGTGTTAAAAAAGCAAAAGTTAAAAGATACTGCAATTGTGGTGACTCGCTATTACGGCGGCATAAAACTTGGGGGCGGCGGTCTCATCCGCGCCTATGGCCGGGCAGCTTCTGATGGGATAGCTGCAGCTGGCATTGTGGCATGTAGACTTCACTATTTGATGAAGGTTACTGTTGAGTATAATTGGCTAGGTAAAGTAGAAAACGAAGTTAGACAATCAACTTACATCCTTGAAGATATAAGTTATACGGAAGATGTGGATATATTTATATATGTTCCGATTGAAGATGAAGATGACTTTACATTATGGATGAACGAAATTACGAATGGTCAAGCGAAGATTTCATCAATGACTACTAAGTTCCTAGAATTTAATATCTAAATTAAATTGTATATAAGACAAAAAAAGAGTATAATAATGTGAAATGCAAATTTATAGATATGAAACTTTCTTCAAAGAAAAACGTCACATTGTTAGGGTTAAATTAATTGTCTGCTATATTTATTTAATAATAGACACCATCATATAATAAGTTCGGAGGAAATATGTATGAATAGAAGTAAGTATATACAGGAGAAAAAGCAAAGCAGCCGAAAAAAACTTGCGATTAAAATAGCGCTTTTCGTTACATTATCAACAGTGTTAGTTGTTGGCGTATACGCGGTCGCACTGAAAAAGAAGGCTGTAGATGCAGCTGACCGAGCCTATGAGGCGTTGGATGATCGAATTAAGTCCGATTTGCGCGATGAAGTTGTTGAGCCATTGAAAGATAATGTGTCTATCCTTTTTATCGGTGTCGATGAAAGTGAAAAGCGAAACCAAGGCGATAGTAATAGCCGCTCCGACGCTCTCCTCGTCGCCACGCTTAACAACAAAGAAAAGTCTGTGAAGCTCGTCAGTATCCCACGTGATTCCTACGTATATGTTCCCGACAGAGGTCGCAATGATAAAATAACGCATGCGCACGCTTTTGGCGGAGTTCCAGGGACAATCGAAACGGTTGAGGGAATGCTCGATATTCCCATTGATTATTATGTAAAGATGAATTTCAACGCATTTATTGAAGTCGTTGACGCGCTTGGCGGAATTGAAGCTG includes the following:
- a CDS encoding YigZ family protein, whose protein sequence is MRANYRTVKGYGESEYVIQRSRFITFVMRVETEEEALDFINNIKKMHHTATHNCSAYMIGEHDDIQKANDDGEPSGTAGVPILEVLKKQKLKDTAIVVTRYYGGIKLGGGGLIRAYGRAASDGIAAAGIVACRLHYLMKVTVEYNWLGKVENEVRQSTYILEDISYTEDVDIFIYVPIEDEDDFTLWMNEITNGQAKISSMTTKFLEFNI
- a CDS encoding LCP family protein; its protein translation is MNRSKYIQEKKQSSRKKLAIKIALFVTLSTVLVVGVYAVALKKKAVDAADRAYEALDDRIKSDLRDEVVEPLKDNVSILFIGVDESEKRNQGDSNSRSDALLVATLNNKEKSVKLVSIPRDSYVYVPDRGRNDKITHAHAFGGVPGTIETVEGMLDIPIDYYVKMNFNAFIEVVDALGGIEAEVPYKLTELDENDKRTVHLEPGLQELNGKQALALARTRKLDSDIERGKRQQMILKSIMSQATSVKSITKYGDLIDAVGDNMKTNMTFNEMKSFFEYAKGGMPDVETINISGLDDMSTGIYYWLPDEEGLEQLKIDLQNHLEVSPSSSLVNDNSGFNSTTDMNESADDANFSR